From Etheostoma cragini isolate CJK2018 chromosome 10, CSU_Ecrag_1.0, whole genome shotgun sequence, the proteins below share one genomic window:
- the zgc:162144 gene encoding RD3 domain-containing protein isoform X1, which translates to MTMFPWSAVFSLEPKVPGQRTSEELVTNTLMLELGAMVKRTERIRLERATEGQRRRRSSSSTADYSWLATAPTPQPYELTPNDLLELQDLCAKIPPAQCGPLIVRFRRLVSQMEPEVHEVPRLFRSMLRDEVNENEDLPTQEFEKQQRSKSLSFVTFRTKFCTGQFFKGSSMRGSRGNLEQQVGWFDEEEDGEGEEEAIKARARKGRSRSMPEISPMEQSSQG; encoded by the exons ATGACG ATGTTTCCTTGGTCTGCTGTTTTCTCCCTTGAGCCCAAAGTGCCCGGCCAGCGCACCTCTGAGGAGTTGGTAACCAACACTCTGATGTTAGAGCTAGGGGCCATGGTGAAGCGCACTGAACGCATCCGTTTGGAGCGGGCAACAGAGGGACAACGCCGCCGTCGCAGTTCCTCCTCCACTGCTGACTACAGCTGGCTGGCCACCGCCCCAACGCCACAGCCCTATGAGCTGACACCCAACGACCTGCTGGAACTGCAGGATCTCTGTGCAAAGATCCCTCCTGCACAGTGTGGCCCTCTGATCG TCAGGTTCAGGAGGCTGGTGTCGCAGATGGAGCCTGAGGTTCACGAGGTTCCCCGGCTGTTTCGCTCAATGCTACGCGACGAGGTGAACGAAAATGAAGACTTGCCGACACAGGAATTTGAAAAGCAGCAGCGCAGCAAGAGCCTCTCTTTTGTTACTTTTCGCACCAAGTTCTGCACGGGTCAGTTCTTCAAGGGCAGCAGCATGAGAGGCTCCAGGGGGAATCTGGAGCAGCAGGTGGGATGGTTCgacgaggaggaggatggagaagGGGAAGAAGAGGCCATCAAGGCAAGGGCAAGGAAGGGAAGGAGCAGGAGCATGCCAGAAATCAGCCCTATGGAGCAGAGCTCACAGGGGTGA
- the zgc:162144 gene encoding RD3 domain-containing protein isoform X2, with protein MTMFPWSAVFSLEPKVPGQRTSEELVTNTLMLELGAMVKRTERIRLERATEGQRRRRSSSSTADYSWLATAPTPQPYELTPNDLLELQDLCAKIPPAQCGPLIARFRRLVSQMEPEVHEVPRLFRSMLRDEVNENEDLPTQEFEKQQRSKSLSFVTFRTKFCTGQFFKGSSMRGSRGNLEQQVGWFDEEEDGEGEEEAIKARARKGRSRSMPEISPMEQSSQG; from the exons ATGACG ATGTTTCCTTGGTCTGCTGTTTTCTCCCTTGAGCCCAAAGTGCCCGGCCAGCGCACCTCTGAGGAGTTGGTAACCAACACTCTGATGTTAGAGCTAGGGGCCATGGTGAAGCGCACTGAACGCATCCGTTTGGAGCGGGCAACAGAGGGACAACGCCGCCGTCGCAGTTCCTCCTCCACTGCTGACTACAGCTGGCTGGCCACCGCCCCAACGCCACAGCCCTATGAGCTGACACCCAACGACCTGCTGGAACTGCAGGATCTCTGTGCAAAGATCCCTCCTGCACAGTGTGGCCCTCTGATCGCAAG GTTCAGGAGGCTGGTGTCGCAGATGGAGCCTGAGGTTCACGAGGTTCCCCGGCTGTTTCGCTCAATGCTACGCGACGAGGTGAACGAAAATGAAGACTTGCCGACACAGGAATTTGAAAAGCAGCAGCGCAGCAAGAGCCTCTCTTTTGTTACTTTTCGCACCAAGTTCTGCACGGGTCAGTTCTTCAAGGGCAGCAGCATGAGAGGCTCCAGGGGGAATCTGGAGCAGCAGGTGGGATGGTTCgacgaggaggaggatggagaagGGGAAGAAGAGGCCATCAAGGCAAGGGCAAGGAAGGGAAGGAGCAGGAGCATGCCAGAAATCAGCCCTATGGAGCAGAGCTCACAGGGGTGA
- the stx5a gene encoding syntaxin-5a isoform X2: protein MTCRDRTVEFQSACKSLQGRPNGVQPSKPIISAFRQRSDFTVMAKRIGKDLSNTFAKLEKLTILAKRKSLFDDKAVEIEELTYIIKQDINSLNKQIAQLQDLVRSRGAPGGRHIQTHSNTIVVSLQSKLASMSNDFKSVLEVRTENLKQQRSRREQFSQPPVSSSPLVANNFKSSVLMQDESRSMGDVAIDMDSQTNPLQLQLIDEQDSYIQSRADTMQNIESTIVELGSIFQQLAHMVKEQEETIQRIDANVEDTQLNVEAAHTEILKYFQSVSSNRWLMIKIFLVLVIFFIIFVVFFA, encoded by the exons ATGACGTGCCGTGACCGGACCGTCGAGTTCCAGTCAGCCTGTAAATCTCTCCAGGGCAGGCCG AATGGAGTCCAGCCCAGTAAACCAATTATTAGCGCCTTCAGGCAGCGCAGTGACTTCACAGTTATGGCCAA GAGAATTGGAAAAGACTTGAGCAATACATTTGCCAAACTGGAAAAGCTCACCATTT tggcaaaaagaaaatctctaTTTGACGACAAGGCAGTGGAGATCGAGGAGCTAACATACATCATTAAACAA GACATCAACAGTCTAAACAAACAGATAGCACAGCTACAGGACTTGGTGAGGTCCCGCGGAGCTCCGGGTGGCCGACACATCCAAACCCACTCGAACACTATAGTGGTGTCCTTACAG TCCAAACTGGCTTCAATGTCCAATGACTTCAAATCAGTCCTAGAAGTCAGAACAGAG AACCTGAAGCAGCAGCGCAGCAGGAGAGAGCAGTTCTCCCAGCCCCCTGTCTCGTCTTCTCCTCTGGTGGCCAACAACTTCA AGAGCTCGGTCCTGATGCAGGATGAGTCCAGGAGTATGGGGGACGTAGCCATCGATATGGACTCTCAGACCAATCCCTTGCAACTCCAGCTTATTGATGAGCAG GACTCATACATCCAAAGCCGTGCAGACACCATGCAGAACATTGAAAGCACCATCGTGGAATTGGGCTCTATATTCCAGCAGCTGGCGCACATGGTCAAGGAGCAAGAAGAGACCATCCAGAG GATCGACGCTAATGTGGAGGACACCCAGCTGAACGTGGAGGCCGCCCACACAGAGATCCTCAAATACTTCCAGTCCGTCTCCTCCAACCGCTGGCTGATGATCAAGATCTTTCTCGTCCTCGTCATCTTCTTTatcatctttgttgttttctttgcttaa
- the stx5a gene encoding syntaxin-5a isoform X1: MTCRDRTVEFQSACKSLQGRPNGVQPSKPIISAFRQRSDFTVMAKRIGKDLSNTFAKLEKLTILAKRKSLFDDKAVEIEELTYIIKQDINSLNKQIAQLQDLVRSRGAPGGRHIQTHSNTIVVSLQSKLASMSNDFKSVLEVRTENLKQQRSRREQFSQPPVSSSPLVANNFRSRKKGAQEPHAAREPRNGYQGNTTSNLKESSVLMQDESRSMGDVAIDMDSQTNPLQLQLIDEQDSYIQSRADTMQNIESTIVELGSIFQQLAHMVKEQEETIQRIDANVEDTQLNVEAAHTEILKYFQSVSSNRWLMIKIFLVLVIFFIIFVVFFA, encoded by the exons ATGACGTGCCGTGACCGGACCGTCGAGTTCCAGTCAGCCTGTAAATCTCTCCAGGGCAGGCCG AATGGAGTCCAGCCCAGTAAACCAATTATTAGCGCCTTCAGGCAGCGCAGTGACTTCACAGTTATGGCCAA GAGAATTGGAAAAGACTTGAGCAATACATTTGCCAAACTGGAAAAGCTCACCATTT tggcaaaaagaaaatctctaTTTGACGACAAGGCAGTGGAGATCGAGGAGCTAACATACATCATTAAACAA GACATCAACAGTCTAAACAAACAGATAGCACAGCTACAGGACTTGGTGAGGTCCCGCGGAGCTCCGGGTGGCCGACACATCCAAACCCACTCGAACACTATAGTGGTGTCCTTACAG TCCAAACTGGCTTCAATGTCCAATGACTTCAAATCAGTCCTAGAAGTCAGAACAGAG AACCTGAAGCAGCAGCGCAGCAGGAGAGAGCAGTTCTCCCAGCCCCCTGTCTCGTCTTCTCCTCTGGTGGCCAACAACTTCA ggAGCCGAAAAAAAGGGGCCCAGGAGCCGCATGCAGCTCGCGAGCCGCGCAATGGTTACCAGGGCAATACAACCTCAAATTTAAAAG AGAGCTCGGTCCTGATGCAGGATGAGTCCAGGAGTATGGGGGACGTAGCCATCGATATGGACTCTCAGACCAATCCCTTGCAACTCCAGCTTATTGATGAGCAG GACTCATACATCCAAAGCCGTGCAGACACCATGCAGAACATTGAAAGCACCATCGTGGAATTGGGCTCTATATTCCAGCAGCTGGCGCACATGGTCAAGGAGCAAGAAGAGACCATCCAGAG GATCGACGCTAATGTGGAGGACACCCAGCTGAACGTGGAGGCCGCCCACACAGAGATCCTCAAATACTTCCAGTCCGTCTCCTCCAACCGCTGGCTGATGATCAAGATCTTTCTCGTCCTCGTCATCTTCTTTatcatctttgttgttttctttgcttaa